One genomic segment of Natrialbaceae archaeon AArc-T1-2 includes these proteins:
- a CDS encoding ABC transporter substrate-binding protein — MTSESIGRRRLLAAAGAAATALAGCSDDLRFRAGNSAPEQVSLTVKTPPPDDDPIAAKIASQHAENLRAAGVDAVPEPVDPPELYREVLLEHDFDLFVTRHPGFDDPDALRALLHSDFAGERGWQNPFGFSDPTVDELLERQATDDDREEPLTELFEYLLATSPYTAIVFPDRLGAANSSLGLSAPPRRPVEFVQLLEHVSSQHDREEPVRAGLFGQVSIDRLNPVAVDVADVEFVCDLLYDPLVRETPRGYVPWLADDVRWDEDGELEATVPLRDGLTWHDGTSITPGDVTFTVAFLEDTADGATESPLPAPRHRGLVTAIDGVSRVGRRAVRFSFDDRSRAVARRALTIPLLPEHVWADRTEPIDESLTEALAWDNEEPVGSGLFTFADASGDRLELQPYDDHVLRRDGVPGYEDLLEGDHGDAGLEFRVSPTATTVVETLLADDVDLVRGSFTPSTLEPVADDPGTSTMGTSTRSFYLVGYNTRRPELGNHRFREVVSQLVDRRYVVDEFCDGRAEPALTPDALVGVFGDEWRSQRPDVLTFPGTDGEIDPDVVRTRFEEAGGYRYDEDGNLLA; from the coding sequence GTGACGAGTGAATCGATCGGCCGACGGCGGCTGCTCGCGGCTGCGGGAGCGGCGGCGACCGCGTTGGCCGGCTGTTCGGACGACCTCCGGTTTCGAGCCGGCAACTCCGCACCCGAGCAGGTGTCACTGACCGTCAAGACGCCGCCGCCGGACGACGATCCGATCGCGGCGAAGATCGCCAGCCAGCACGCCGAAAACCTTCGGGCAGCGGGAGTAGACGCCGTTCCGGAACCGGTCGATCCGCCGGAGCTGTACCGCGAGGTCCTCCTCGAGCACGACTTCGATCTCTTCGTGACGCGCCATCCGGGGTTCGACGATCCCGATGCGCTTCGAGCGCTGTTACACTCCGATTTCGCCGGCGAACGGGGATGGCAGAACCCGTTCGGGTTCTCGGATCCGACGGTCGACGAGCTGCTCGAGCGGCAAGCGACCGACGACGACCGCGAGGAGCCGCTCACCGAACTGTTCGAGTATCTGTTAGCGACGTCGCCGTACACCGCGATCGTCTTCCCGGATCGTCTCGGCGCGGCCAACTCGTCGCTCGGACTCTCGGCGCCACCACGTCGGCCGGTGGAGTTCGTGCAGTTGCTCGAGCACGTCTCCTCACAGCACGACCGAGAGGAGCCGGTCCGGGCCGGGCTGTTCGGCCAGGTAAGCATCGACCGGCTCAACCCCGTCGCCGTCGACGTCGCGGACGTCGAGTTCGTCTGTGATCTGCTGTACGATCCCCTCGTTCGCGAAACGCCTCGAGGCTACGTCCCCTGGCTGGCCGACGACGTCAGGTGGGACGAAGACGGCGAACTCGAGGCGACTGTCCCGTTACGAGACGGCTTGACCTGGCACGACGGGACGTCGATCACGCCCGGAGACGTCACGTTCACCGTCGCGTTCCTCGAGGATACCGCAGACGGTGCGACCGAGAGTCCACTCCCCGCGCCACGACACCGAGGACTCGTGACCGCCATCGACGGCGTCTCGAGAGTCGGTCGGAGGGCCGTCCGGTTCTCGTTTGACGATCGCTCGAGGGCAGTCGCCCGGCGGGCGCTGACGATCCCGCTGCTTCCCGAACACGTCTGGGCCGACCGCACCGAACCGATCGACGAGTCGCTCACCGAGGCGTTGGCCTGGGACAACGAGGAGCCGGTCGGTTCCGGTCTGTTCACGTTCGCGGACGCGAGCGGCGACCGACTCGAACTCCAGCCGTACGACGACCACGTCCTTCGGCGGGACGGCGTTCCCGGCTACGAAGACCTGCTCGAGGGAGATCACGGGGACGCCGGACTCGAGTTTCGAGTCTCGCCGACCGCGACCACGGTGGTCGAGACGTTGCTCGCGGACGACGTCGACCTCGTTCGTGGGTCGTTCACGCCGAGTACGCTCGAGCCCGTCGCGGACGACCCCGGCACGTCCACGATGGGGACGTCGACGCGATCGTTCTATCTCGTCGGCTACAACACCCGTCGCCCGGAGCTCGGGAATCATCGGTTCCGCGAGGTCGTCTCACAGCTGGTCGACCGTCGATACGTCGTCGACGAGTTCTGCGACGGACGTGCCGAGCCGGCGCTTACCCCCGATGCACTGGTCGGCGTGTTCGGCGACGAGTGGCGATCACAGCGCCCGGACGTCCTGACCTTTCCAGGCACGGACGGCGAGATAGACCCAGACGTGGTCCGCACTCGGTTCGAGGAGGCCGGGGGGTATCGCTACGACGAGGACGGAAACCTCCTCGCGTGA
- a CDS encoding cryptochrome/photolyase family protein encodes MHIHWHRRDLRPADNRGLSAGTERGPVVPVFVFDPTILTHASSVRVAAMLEALSTLRDSYRAHDSDLVVAHGEPSAVLPDLASEYGANGVSWNDDYSGLARERDRAVTASLEDADLEVTTCQDAIAHEPGSITPNQGEHYSVFSYFWTKWRDRTKADPVDPPAADELAAVEGEPLPTVAELGFDEPEASLPAVTRPAGQARLESFCREDIYRYAEDRDYPAREGTSRLSAHLTWGTLGVREVYAATEDAIARARSDADRESVWEFRRQLAWREFYAHVLAYNPEIVRENVSRYEREIEWRTAPDEFAAWQRGETGYPIVDAGMRQLRAEGWMHNRVRMLVASFLTKDLLIDWRAGYDWFRRKLVDHDTANDVGGWQWAASTGTDAQPYFRVFNPMTQGERYDPDAAYIREYVPELEGVPAEAIHAWDDLEPTRRRDLAPDYPAPIVDHADRRELAIETFERARGDD; translated from the coding sequence ATGCATATCCACTGGCACCGGCGGGACCTTCGGCCGGCGGACAACCGCGGACTCTCGGCCGGCACCGAGCGTGGCCCGGTCGTCCCGGTCTTCGTCTTCGACCCGACGATTCTCACACACGCCTCGTCCGTCCGCGTGGCCGCCATGCTCGAAGCCCTGTCCACACTCCGGGATAGCTACCGTGCACACGACAGCGACCTCGTCGTCGCCCACGGGGAGCCGAGCGCGGTGTTGCCCGACCTCGCTTCCGAGTACGGGGCCAACGGCGTGAGCTGGAACGACGACTACAGCGGCCTCGCCCGCGAGCGCGACCGGGCGGTGACCGCTTCACTCGAGGACGCCGACCTCGAGGTCACGACCTGTCAGGACGCCATCGCCCACGAGCCGGGCTCGATCACGCCGAACCAGGGCGAGCACTACTCCGTCTTCTCGTACTTCTGGACGAAGTGGCGCGACCGGACGAAAGCCGATCCGGTCGACCCGCCCGCCGCCGACGAGCTCGCGGCCGTCGAGGGCGAGCCCCTGCCGACGGTCGCGGAGCTGGGATTCGACGAGCCCGAGGCATCACTGCCGGCCGTCACCCGGCCGGCCGGGCAGGCCCGCCTCGAGTCGTTCTGTCGGGAAGACATCTACCGCTACGCCGAGGATCGGGACTACCCGGCCAGAGAGGGAACCTCGCGACTCTCGGCACACCTCACGTGGGGAACGCTCGGGGTCCGGGAAGTGTACGCCGCGACCGAGGACGCGATAGCGCGTGCCCGGTCCGACGCCGACCGCGAGTCGGTCTGGGAGTTCCGACGTCAGCTCGCCTGGCGGGAGTTCTACGCCCACGTCCTCGCCTACAACCCCGAGATCGTCCGCGAGAACGTCTCGAGGTACGAACGCGAGATCGAGTGGCGAACCGCCCCCGACGAATTCGCGGCCTGGCAACGCGGGGAGACCGGCTACCCGATCGTCGACGCGGGGATGCGCCAGCTCCGTGCGGAGGGGTGGATGCACAACCGCGTGCGGATGCTCGTCGCCTCGTTTCTCACGAAAGACCTCCTGATCGACTGGCGGGCGGGCTACGACTGGTTCCGACGGAAACTCGTCGACCACGACACGGCGAACGACGTCGGCGGCTGGCAGTGGGCCGCCTCGACTGGCACAGACGCCCAGCCGTACTTCCGGGTGTTCAACCCGATGACACAGGGCGAGCGATACGACCCCGACGCCGCCTACATCAGGGAGTACGTCCCCGAACTCGAGGGCGTCCCGGCCGAGGCGATCCACGCCTGGGACGACCTCGAGCCGACCCGACGGCGCGACCTCGCGCCCGACTATCCCGCGCCGATCGTCGATCACGCAGACCGGCGGGAGCTTGCGATCGAGACGTTCGAACGCGCGCGTGGCGACGATTGA
- a CDS encoding phosphatase PAP2 family protein — protein sequence MVLAGVLLELAVVVATMLVTATLVFVGPRRFTTALREFRPRVRACALSLSVLAGVLFVRWSTQDVMPWLSWRIIGQNITPYIYALERTVFGENPVLVLQSFQTPELTSFFVFVYIYGYAFLLSFPFIAYFALEETDYLSTLIVAFTANYGIGLVCYALFIAYGPRNFDNIAFDGLLYETVPQYGYLTHTVNQSVNVFPSLHTSLSVTVFLLAWLTREEYPLWVPVAGVLAGSVVLSTMYLGIHWFSDVVAGTILAAVSVHIGVNYTVEGVLESARRSLEGGIPPGG from the coding sequence ATGGTGCTCGCCGGGGTCTTGCTCGAGCTCGCGGTGGTCGTCGCGACGATGCTCGTCACGGCGACGCTCGTCTTCGTCGGTCCACGGCGGTTCACGACCGCACTCCGGGAGTTCAGACCCCGCGTCCGCGCCTGTGCGCTTTCGCTTTCGGTGCTCGCCGGCGTGTTGTTCGTTCGCTGGAGCACGCAGGACGTGATGCCGTGGCTCTCCTGGCGGATCATCGGCCAGAACATCACGCCGTACATCTACGCGCTTGAGCGGACGGTCTTCGGTGAGAACCCCGTCCTGGTACTGCAATCGTTCCAGACGCCCGAACTCACCTCGTTTTTCGTCTTCGTCTACATCTACGGCTACGCGTTCTTGCTTTCGTTCCCGTTTATCGCGTACTTCGCGCTCGAAGAGACCGACTATCTCTCGACGCTGATCGTCGCGTTCACGGCCAACTACGGGATCGGGCTGGTCTGTTATGCCCTGTTCATCGCGTACGGTCCGCGAAACTTCGACAACATTGCCTTCGACGGGTTGCTGTACGAGACGGTTCCGCAGTACGGCTACCTGACACACACGGTCAACCAGAGCGTGAACGTCTTTCCGTCGTTGCACACGTCGCTGTCGGTGACCGTCTTCCTGCTGGCGTGGCTCACCCGCGAGGAGTACCCGCTGTGGGTACCCGTCGCGGGCGTACTCGCAGGCAGCGTCGTCCTCTCGACGATGTATCTCGGTATCCACTGGTTCTCGGACGTCGTCGCCGGGACCATCCTCGCCGCCGTCAGCGTTCACATCGGCGTCAACTACACGGTCGAAGGCGTCCTCGAATCGGCACGACGCTCGCTCGAGGGCGGCATCCCACCCGGCGGATAG